In Vigna unguiculata cultivar IT97K-499-35 chromosome 3, ASM411807v1, whole genome shotgun sequence, a single genomic region encodes these proteins:
- the LOC114178406 gene encoding PAP-specific phosphatase HAL2-like, producing MPLHCSTLCANMAHTLKLGKRSENFTCSHAQTKDSCFMSQYYKPTNTLQTHIASVSKSDQSFSSPVMEEDRKVFLVSEETEEHCGELDVAVKAVQMSCFLCQKLQDTWISNSQTNHPYSPFTVADWSVNTIVSWILSKCLGSENVSIVTEKDAQTLSNTNTSELLEAVVKTVNECLAEALRFGVEEPKSALGTSEVLEIINCSNSIGSPSGRFWALSPLDGKMGSACGDQYAVGLSLIEDGEVVVGVLGCPNYPMRKDWFSYHLSYQRMISMLTPPTSETWNKGCIIYAKRGSRKAWIQPLLHVNKKYVWPNQAKQVSVSSVDNLALATFCQPIEKANSSYTFTEGLAQSVGLSNQPLRVQNIMKYAAIACGHAEVFMKFARAGYKEKIWDHAAGSVIIQEAGGMVTDARGHPLDFSKGLNLESLDRGIVACAGTTLHEKIIDAVDASWVSSCL from the exons ATGCCTTTACATTGTTCCACTTTGTGTGCAAACATGGCACATACCTTAAAACTTGGGAAGAGAAGTGAAAACTTCACATGTAGCCATGCACAAACAAAAGATTCCTGCTTTATGTCTCAATACTATAAACCCACCAACACTCTCCAAACCCACATTGCTTCTGTGTCAAAATCTGACCAAAGTTTTTCTTCTCCTGTGATGGAGGAGGACCGAAAAGTTTTTCTTGTCTCAGAAGAAACAGAGGAACATTGCGGAGAGTTAGATGTTGCTGTTAAAGCAGTTCAGATGTCATGCTTCCTCTGTCAGAAACTACAAGACACATGGATTTCGAATTCTCAGACCAACCATCCCTACTCACCGTTCACAGTTGCAG ATTGGAGTGTGAACACAATTGTCAGCTGGATATTGTCGAAGTGTTTAGGGAGTGAAAATGTCTCAATCGTAACTGAAAAGGATGCTCAGACACTATCCAACACTAATACATCAGAACTGTTGGAAGCTGTGGTTAAAACTGTGAATGAATGTCTAGCTGAAGCACTAAGATTTGGGGTTGAGGAGCCAAAATCAGCTCTGGGAACTTCAGAGGTTCTTGAAATCATCAATTGCAGTAACTCAATTGGAAGTCCTTCAGGAAGATTTTGGGCACTTAGCCCTCTTGATGGCAAAATGGGGTCTGCATGCGGTGATCAATATGCTGTAGGTTTATCACTGATAGAGGATGGTGAAGTGGTGGTTGGAGTTCTTGGCTGCCCTAACTACCCTATGAGAAAGGATTGGTTTAGCTATCATCTCAGCTATCAAAGGATGATATCTATGTTGACTCCTCCAACCTCTGAAACTTGGAACAAAGGTTGTATAATTTATGCTAAGAGAGGTAGTAGGAAAGCTTGGATCCAACCACTGCTCCATGTCAATAAGAAGTATGTGTGGCCAAACCAGGCAAAACAAGTTTCTGTCTCTTCTGTTGACAACCTAGCATTGGCTACTTTCTGCCAACCAATTGAAAAGGCCAATTCAAGCTACACTTTTACTGAGGGATTGGCTCAGAGTGTTGGTCTCAG TAATCAGCCACTAAGAGTACAAAACATAATGAAATATGCGGCAATAGCTTGTGGGCATGCTGAGGTTTTCATGAAGTTTGCAAGGGCTGGTTATAAGGAAAAAATATGGGATCATGCTGCTGGTTCTGTCATCATACAAGAGGCTGGAGGCATGGTAACAGATGCTAGGGGGCATCCCTTGGACTTCTCAAAAGGTTTAAACTTGGAAAGCCTTGATCGTGGTATAGTTGCTTGTGCTGGAACCACTTTACATGAAAAGATCATCGATGCAGTTGATGCTAGCTGGGTTTCTTCTTGTCTTTGA